In a single window of the Bos taurus isolate L1 Dominette 01449 registration number 42190680 breed Hereford chromosome 23, ARS-UCD2.0, whole genome shotgun sequence genome:
- the LOC107131724 gene encoding small ribosomal subunit protein uS8-like, giving the protein MHTRFCHLSTKIMCMKVLADALKSINNDKKRSKCQVLIRLCSRVTIQFLTVMVKHGYIGELEIISAHRAGKIVVNIIGRLDKCKGISPRFEEQLKDLEKWQNNLFPLRQRGFIVLIAPAGIMKCEEARQKNTGGKILRFFF; this is encoded by the coding sequence ATGCACACACGTTTCTGCCATCTTTCCACCAAAATAATGTGCATGAAGGTTCTGGCTGATGCTCTCAAGAGCATCAACAATGacaaaaagagaagcaaatgcCAGGTTCTTATCAGGCTATGCTCTAGAGTCACCATCCAGTTTCTAACTGTGATGGTGAAGCATGGTTACATTGGTGAGCTTGAAATCATCAGTGCTCACAGAGCTGGCAAAATTGTTGTGAACATCATAGGTAGGTTAGACAAATGTAAGGGGATCAGCCCCAGATTTGAGGAGCAACTCaaagatctagaaaaatggcagaatAACCTGTTCCCGCTCCGTCAGCGTGGTTTCATTGTACTGATAGCCCCAGCTGGCATCATGAAATGTGAGGAAGCAAGACAAAAAAACACAGGAGGGAAAATCCTGAGATTCTTTTTCTAG